The following are encoded in a window of Thalassotalea euphylliae genomic DNA:
- the nth gene encoding endonuclease III, with protein sequence MNKEKRLEILTRLRDDNPHPTTELNFSTPFELLIAVLLSAQATDVGVNKATEKLYAVANTPQAILDLGIEKLKDYIKTIGLFNTKAENTMKTCQMLVDLHSGEVPENREALEALPGVGRKTANVVLNTAFGWLKDNEGRYFLAVDTHIQRLANRTGYAKGKTVEQTEQAIIKNTPRKTEFMYDLHHWFILHGRYICTAKKPKCGACIIEDLCEFKDKAA encoded by the coding sequence ATGAACAAAGAAAAACGCTTGGAAATTCTGACTCGATTAAGAGATGACAATCCGCACCCTACTACAGAGCTTAACTTCTCAACACCTTTTGAGCTGCTAATCGCGGTATTGCTATCAGCGCAGGCTACCGATGTAGGTGTTAATAAGGCCACTGAAAAGCTTTATGCAGTGGCAAACACGCCACAAGCCATTTTAGACTTAGGTATAGAAAAACTTAAGGACTACATCAAAACTATAGGCTTGTTTAATACCAAAGCCGAAAACACCATGAAAACCTGCCAAATGTTAGTGGACTTACATAGCGGCGAAGTACCTGAAAACCGTGAAGCGTTGGAAGCCTTGCCGGGTGTCGGTCGTAAAACCGCAAACGTAGTGCTGAACACAGCTTTTGGCTGGCTAAAAGATAACGAAGGTAGATACTTTTTAGCGGTTGATACTCATATTCAACGCCTTGCTAACCGCACTGGTTACGCAAAAGGCAAGACCGTTGAACAAACAGAGCAAGCCATAATTAAAAATACACCTCGTAAAACAGAATTTATGTACGACCTGCACCACTGGTTCATTTTACATGGGCGCTATATCTGCACAGCCAAAAAACCAAAGTGTGGCGCATGTATTATTGAAGACCTCTGTGAATTC
- a CDS encoding AraC family transcriptional regulator: protein MPTIPPSIESEQSLDRPVKVVNRTIANCTTVKRHSHDWGQFIYANKGVLSVVTDTDRYIVPPEQGVWVLPNISHEVTTLTEVELTSFYIRNDASNALPSECCVFEINQFLKTLILEAKSCCNDYQNNDADDLLLSLIRLKLATAPKVRLQLPYPQDKRLLAMLSIIQNNPSNRYDLKRWGEIVGASSRTLSRLFKAETGLTYNAWRQRLNVQLAISKLSNGDAISTIASDLGYESPSAFAYMFRENTGVTPSYYWDKG, encoded by the coding sequence ATGCCAACCATTCCTCCCTCTATCGAGAGCGAACAAAGCTTAGACAGACCCGTTAAAGTCGTTAATCGAACGATCGCCAACTGCACAACCGTCAAAAGGCATAGCCATGACTGGGGACAATTTATCTACGCTAACAAGGGTGTTTTGTCTGTTGTCACAGATACTGACAGATATATCGTGCCGCCCGAGCAAGGTGTTTGGGTGCTCCCCAACATTAGCCATGAAGTCACAACGCTTACTGAAGTAGAGCTTACAAGCTTTTATATTCGCAATGATGCGAGCAATGCCCTTCCAAGCGAGTGTTGTGTATTTGAAATTAATCAATTTCTTAAAACACTCATTTTAGAGGCAAAAAGCTGCTGCAATGACTATCAAAACAATGATGCGGATGATTTATTGCTGTCACTCATTCGATTAAAACTTGCTACCGCACCAAAAGTTCGCCTGCAGCTACCTTACCCGCAAGATAAGCGACTTCTTGCCATGCTCTCAATCATCCAAAACAACCCATCGAATAGGTATGATCTAAAACGATGGGGAGAAATTGTTGGCGCTTCAAGTAGAACACTGTCTCGACTTTTTAAAGCAGAAACTGGGCTTACCTACAACGCTTGGCGGCAGCGGCTAAATGTACAACTTGCCATTAGCAAGCTAAGTAATGGTGACGCAATCTCAACAATCGCGAGTGACCTTGGCTATGAATCCCCGTCTGCATTTGCTTATATGTTTAGAGAGAATACAGGGGTAACGCCAAGTTACTATTGGGATAAAGGTTAG